In the genome of Saccopteryx leptura isolate mSacLep1 chromosome 10, mSacLep1_pri_phased_curated, whole genome shotgun sequence, one region contains:
- the GMPPB gene encoding mannose-1-phosphate guanyltransferase beta — translation MKALILVGGYGTRLRPLTLSIPKPLVDFCNKPILLHQVEALAAAGVDHVILAVSYMSQVLEKEMKAQEQRLGIRISMSHEEEPLGTAGPLALARDLLSETADPFFVLNSDVICDFPFQAMVQFHRHHGQEGSILVTKVEEPSKYGVVVCEADTGRIHRFVEKPQVFVSNKINAGMYILSPNVLQRIQLQPTSIEKEVFPVMAREGQLYAMELQGFWMDIGQPKDFLTGMCLFLQSLRQKQPEQLCSGPGIVGNVLVDPSARIGQNCSIGPNVSLGPGVVVEDGVCIRRCTVLRDARIRSHSWLESCIVGWRCRVGQWVRMENVTVLGEDVIVNDELYLNGASVLPHKSIGESVPEPRIIM, via the exons ATGAAGGCACTGATCTTGGTGGGCGGCTATGGGACGCGCTTGCGGCCGCTGACGCTCAGCATTCCGAAGCCGCTGGTGGACTTCTGCAATAAGCCCATCCTACTGCACCAGGTGGAGGCGCTGGCCGCG GCAGGTGTGGACCACGTGATTCTGGCTGTGAGCTATATGTCTCAGGTGTTGGAGAAGGAAATGAAGGCGCAGGAACAGAGG CTAGGAATCAGAATCTCCATGTCCCACGAAGAGGAGCCTTTGGGGACAG CTGGGCCCTTGGCACTGGCCCGAGACCTGCTCTCTGAGACTGCAGACCCTTTCTTCGTCCTCAACAGTGACGTGATCTGCGATTTCCCTTTCCAAGCCATGGTGCAGTTCCACCGGCACCATGGCCAGGAGGGCTCCATTTTG GTGACCAAAGTGGAGGAGCCCTCTAAGTACGGTGTGGTGGTGTGTGAGGCCGACACAGGCCGCATTCACCGGTTCGTGGAGAAGCCGCAGGTGTTTGTGTCCAACAAGATCAACGCAGGCATGTATATCCTGAGCCCTAACGTGCTGCAGCGCATCCAG CTGCAGCCTACGTCCATTGAGAAGGAGGTCTTCCCTGTCATGGCCAGAGAGGGGCAGCTATATGCCATGGAGCTGCAGG GCTTCTGGATGGACATTGGGCAGCCCAAGGACTTCCTCACTGGCATGTGCCTCTTCTTACAGTCCCTGCGGCAGAAGCAGCCTGAGCAGCTGTGCTCAGGTCCTGGCATTGTGGGCAACGTGCTGGTG GATCCAAGTGCCCGCATTGGCCAGAACTGCAGCATTGGCCCCAACGTGAGCCTGGGCCCTGGCGTGGTGGTAGAGGATGGCGTGTGCATCCGGCGGTGCACAGTGCTGCGGGACGCCCGCATCCGCTCCCACTCCTGGCTCGAGTCCTGCATTGTGGGCTGGCGCTGCCGTGTGGGCCAGTGG gTTCGAATGGAGAATGTGACGGTTCTGGGTGAGGACGTCATCGTTAATGACGAGCTCTACCTCAATGGGGCCAGCGTGCTGCCCCACAAGTCCATCGGAGAGTCTGTGCCGGAACCTCGAATCATCATGTGA
- the AMIGO3 gene encoding amphoterin-induced protein 3 translates to MGWLALLGSLLCTLCHGSATPDSEGFLPSAPSNCPQGCVCSADLLSCAGLELQDVPAALPAAAADLDLSHNALRRLRPGWLTPLCRLRALRLGHNELEALGRGVFTNASGLQLLDLSSNVLRALGPHDLDGLGALEELFLFNNRLAHLDRLAFRGLDALRWLYLGCNELASFSFDQLHGLSATHLRILDLSSNHLRQVPVPELAALPAFLKNGLYLHNNPLPCDCHLYHLLQRWHQRGLSAVSDFAREYMCQVFKVPTSRVRFFEHSRVFENCSVAPAPDLERPEGQLLVQAGQPLTLHCNTGVPALHTAWVSPERELLVAPGSHDGSIEVLANGSLAIPNVQLRHAGVFVCLATGPRLHHNQTHEYNVSVHIPEPEPEAFSTSYTTLLGCAVGLVLVLLYLFTPPCPGCRRCCHRACGCRPRAPSPLQELSAQSSVLSTTPPDAPSRKASVHKHVVFLEPGRRGLNGRVQLAVAEDFDLYSPMGLQLKAGSESTSSTGSEGLVMT, encoded by the coding sequence ATGGGCTGGCTGGCGCTGCTGGGCTCCCTGCTGTGCACGCTGTGCCACGGGTCTGCCACCCCGGACTCGGAGGGCTTCTTGCCCTCGGCGCCCTCTAACTGCCCCCAGGGATGCGTCTGCTCTGCCGACCTGCTGAGCTGCGCGGGCCTGGAGCTGCAGGACGTGCCGGCCGCGTTACCTGCAGCGGCTGCCGACCTCGACCTCAGCCACAACGCGCTCCGGCGCCTGCGCCCCGGCTGGCTAACGCCCCTCTGCCGGCTGCGCGCTCTGCGCCTGGGTCACAACGAGCTGGAGGCGCTGGGTCGCGGAGTCTTCACTAACGCCAGCGGCTTGCAGCTGCTCGATTTGTCATCGAACGTGCTGCGGGCGCTTGGCCCCCACGACCTCGACGGGCTGGGGGCGCTGGAGGAACTGTTTCTGTTCAATAACCGCCTGGCACACTTGGACCGGCTTGCCTTCCGCGGCCTGGACGCGCTCCGCTGGCTCTATTTGGGCTGCAATGAGCTCGCGTCCTTCTCTTTTGATCAACTGCATGGTCTGAGTGCGACCCACCTCCGCATTCTGGACCTGTCCTCCAACCACCTGAGACAAGTCCCCGTACCTGAGCTGGCTGCGCTGCCGGCCTTTCTCAAGAACGGCCTTTACTTGCACAACAATCCCCTGCCCTGCGACTGCCACCTCTACCACCTGCTGCAGCGCTGGCACCAACGGGGACTGAGCGCCGTGAGCGACTTCGCGCGTGAGTACATGTGCCAAGTCTTCAAGGTGCCCACGTCCCGCGTCCGCTTCTTTGAACACAGCCGCGTCTTTGAGAACTGTTCGGTGGCCCCCGCACCGGACCTAGAGCGGCCCGAAGGGCAGCTGCTCGTGCAGGCAGGGCAGCCCCTGACGCTCCACTGCAACACCGGTGTCCCGGCCCTGCACACCGCCTGGGTCTCCCCAGAGCGCGAGCTGCTGGTCGCGCCCGGATCCCACGACGGCAGCATTGAGGTGCTGGCTAACGGCAGCTTGGCCATCCCCAACGTGCAGCTCCGGCACGCTGGTGTCTTTGTGTGCCTGGCCACCGGGCCCCGCCTGCATCACAACCAGACGCACGAGTACAATGTGAGCGTGCACATTCCGGAGCCCGAGCCCGAGGCTTTCAGCACGAGCTACACGACTCTGCTGGGCTGTGCCGTGGGCCTGGTGCTGGTGCTGCTTTATCTGTTCACGCCGCCCTGCCCTGGCTGCCGCCGCTGCTGCCACCGCGCCTGTGGCTGCCGGCCTCGGGCGCCCAGCCCGCTGCAGGAGCTGAGCGCGCAGTCCTCTGTGCTCAGCACCACGCCCCCGGACGCGCCCAGCCGCAAGGCCAGTGTCCACAAGCACGTGGTCTTTTTGGAGCCAGGCAGGAGGGGCCTCAATGGTCGTGTCCAGCTGGCAGTAGCTGAGGACTT